A portion of the Streptomyces sp. YPW6 genome contains these proteins:
- a CDS encoding helix-turn-helix transcriptional regulator, translating into MWEQAGDGLHHVAQVLASAEHGTLDSAGNGAMMAKRIHFTAEDLARTRVKTTLGVAAETVDGVKRLRERDRAPALRGWRTSVTSGLGGSLREQALPLMALMPAQGPQIDIATLTGGATGIDEAVDNLLTASPAMTRLEVEYLDIHPAHRGWARALADGDRGARRELAKALRACHTVAVAPYWAEMHLHLASTRDGYMRTMAEDGVEGLLETVGAPLVRWRPPVLEVRHPHDADIHLRGRGLVIAPTVFSSRQVEVLHNLADPEQPPILALPTAGGEMNGSAQWLVGESAEGALEDLVGRTRAAVLATVADGCSTTELARRLRISPATASQHASVLRRAALITTRRDGKAVLHTTTRLGASLLAATNHGFGP; encoded by the coding sequence GTGTGGGAGCAGGCTGGCGACGGCTTGCATCATGTCGCCCAGGTGCTCGCATCGGCCGAGCACGGGACGCTGGATTCGGCGGGGAACGGAGCAATGATGGCCAAGCGTATTCATTTCACGGCAGAGGACCTCGCGCGGACCAGGGTGAAGACCACCCTGGGTGTGGCCGCCGAGACGGTGGACGGTGTCAAACGACTGCGGGAGAGGGACAGGGCCCCGGCCTTACGCGGCTGGCGGACGTCGGTGACCAGTGGGCTGGGCGGGTCTCTTCGCGAACAGGCTTTACCCCTCATGGCGTTGATGCCCGCTCAAGGGCCGCAGATCGATATCGCGACCCTCACCGGAGGCGCCACGGGTATCGACGAGGCGGTCGACAACCTGCTGACGGCTTCCCCCGCGATGACACGTCTGGAAGTGGAGTACCTCGACATTCATCCCGCTCACCGGGGGTGGGCCCGGGCACTCGCCGACGGCGACCGCGGAGCCCGTCGGGAACTGGCCAAGGCGTTACGGGCTTGCCACACGGTGGCTGTCGCACCGTACTGGGCCGAGATGCACCTCCACCTCGCCTCGACCCGGGACGGCTATATGCGCACGATGGCCGAGGACGGAGTCGAGGGGCTGTTGGAGACGGTGGGTGCTCCGCTGGTCCGGTGGCGGCCTCCTGTCCTGGAAGTGCGTCATCCACACGACGCGGACATCCACTTGCGGGGGCGAGGGCTCGTCATCGCTCCGACGGTGTTCTCCTCCCGGCAGGTGGAGGTACTGCACAACCTGGCGGACCCGGAGCAGCCGCCCATCCTGGCGCTGCCGACGGCCGGCGGGGAGATGAACGGCTCCGCACAGTGGCTTGTCGGAGAATCTGCCGAGGGGGCGCTCGAGGACCTGGTCGGGCGGACCAGGGCCGCCGTACTCGCGACCGTGGCCGACGGGTGCAGCACGACAGAACTGGCCCGCCGCCTGAGAATCTCGCCCGCGACGGCCAGCCAGCACGCGAGCGTACTGCGCCGGGCCGCTCTGATCACGACCCGCCGCGACGGCAAGGCAGTGCTGCACACGACCACACGCTTGGGCGCCAGCCTGCTGGCCGCCACCAACCATGGTTTCGGACCCTGA
- a CDS encoding helix-turn-helix domain-containing protein, translating to MSEAARYLDMSERWMYRESRKYGIPRYYFGGRLRFKLDDLDRWVKQQRVA from the coding sequence GTGTCCGAGGCTGCAAGGTATCTGGATATGTCAGAACGGTGGATGTACCGAGAGTCGCGTAAGTATGGAATACCGCGCTACTACTTTGGTGGGCGGCTAAGGTTCAAGCTGGATGACCTGGATCGGTGGGTCAAACAGCAACGGGTTGCGTGA
- a CDS encoding alkaline phosphatase, producing MKLNRRDLLKAAAASGALGVAWPLAAGLSPAQAREAAEALGADYDPAPFTLGVASGDPQPSSVVLWTRLAPEPLAAEQDLPDVVEVGWVVAEDAGLRTVVARGTAPASATLGHSVHVPVGGLSSGRHYFYAFTALGRTSRVGRTKTAPAGAVGAVRFAAANCQAFHDGFYAAHRGIARENVDFVVHLGDYIYEHGQVGGVPESHVRDHEGGATFTLADYRKRHALYKGDASLREAHAAHPWFLTWDDHEVANDFSGTGGGAPFMQRKAAAFQAWFEHMPHRDSFGEAALPDPEIHRVRRWGDLLELTVLDLRSYRSAQNLSDGTILGAEQKSWLKQGIDKAPDAWHVWANSIMLSQLRGSPGGSYMFTDQWDGFLAERKEVLGHVHSSGLEDLVVITGDWHSAFVDDIHTDFDDVSSPVVGTEFTAHSVTSGAYSADWNRTNGPRMGQANPHLTYFEGNRYGYDVYEVTPERFSTHMRVIEDRRDPASPVSTLTTFHVDRGTVGSYEDEATRNSPAQYRRPRTNRP from the coding sequence GTGAAACTCAACCGCCGTGATCTGCTGAAGGCCGCCGCCGCGTCGGGCGCCCTCGGCGTGGCCTGGCCGCTGGCCGCCGGGCTCTCGCCCGCGCAGGCCCGCGAGGCAGCCGAGGCGCTGGGCGCCGACTACGACCCGGCGCCCTTCACCCTCGGCGTCGCCTCCGGCGACCCGCAGCCCTCGTCCGTCGTCCTGTGGACCCGCCTGGCGCCCGAACCCCTCGCCGCCGAGCAGGACCTTCCCGACGTCGTCGAGGTCGGCTGGGTCGTCGCCGAGGACGCCGGACTGCGCACGGTCGTCGCCCGCGGCACCGCCCCGGCGTCCGCGACCCTCGGCCACAGCGTGCACGTACCGGTCGGCGGACTGAGCTCCGGGCGGCACTACTTCTACGCCTTCACCGCGCTCGGCCGGACCAGCCGCGTGGGCCGGACGAAGACGGCCCCGGCCGGCGCCGTCGGCGCGGTCCGCTTCGCCGCCGCCAACTGCCAGGCCTTCCACGACGGCTTCTACGCGGCGCACCGCGGCATCGCCCGGGAGAACGTCGACTTCGTCGTCCACCTCGGCGACTACATCTACGAGCACGGCCAGGTCGGCGGCGTCCCCGAGAGCCATGTCCGTGACCACGAGGGCGGCGCGACCTTCACCCTCGCCGACTACCGCAAGCGGCACGCCCTCTACAAGGGGGACGCATCGCTGCGCGAGGCACACGCCGCCCACCCCTGGTTCCTCACCTGGGACGACCACGAGGTGGCCAACGACTTCAGCGGTACGGGCGGCGGCGCCCCCTTCATGCAGCGCAAGGCGGCCGCCTTCCAGGCATGGTTCGAGCACATGCCGCACCGCGACAGCTTCGGCGAGGCTGCGCTGCCCGACCCCGAGATCCACCGCGTACGCCGCTGGGGCGACCTGCTGGAGCTGACAGTCCTGGACCTGCGTTCGTACCGCTCGGCGCAGAACCTCTCCGACGGCACCATCCTCGGCGCCGAGCAGAAGTCCTGGCTCAAGCAGGGCATCGACAAGGCCCCGGACGCCTGGCACGTCTGGGCCAACTCGATCATGCTCAGCCAGCTGCGCGGCTCGCCGGGCGGCTCGTACATGTTCACCGACCAGTGGGACGGCTTCCTGGCCGAGCGCAAGGAGGTCCTGGGGCATGTGCACAGCAGCGGACTGGAGGACCTCGTCGTCATCACCGGAGACTGGCACTCCGCCTTCGTCGACGACATCCACACGGACTTCGACGATGTTTCGTCACCTGTCGTCGGTACGGAGTTCACCGCGCACTCGGTGACCTCGGGCGCGTACTCCGCCGACTGGAACCGGACCAACGGCCCGCGCATGGGCCAGGCCAATCCGCACCTCACGTACTTCGAGGGCAACCGCTACGGGTACGACGTGTACGAGGTGACCCCGGAGCGCTTCTCCACCCACATGCGGGTCATCGAGGACCGGCGGGACCCGGCGTCCCCCGTTTCGACCCTGACCACGTTCCACGTGGACCGGGGCACGGTGGGCTCGTACGAGGACGAGGCGACGAGGAACTCCCCGGCGCAATACCGCCGCCCCCGCACGAATCGACCGTGA
- a CDS encoding DUF6112 family protein produces the protein MYLADKVIQLAYDPGIKPNEGGLPGLSVLKQVMGSINLFGLVAIVGALAVSAGVWAWGHHSGGHQAEANGKKGVLVSSGAALLLGAANGIVAFFSTLGTQVR, from the coding sequence ATGTATCTGGCCGACAAGGTCATCCAGCTCGCCTACGACCCCGGCATCAAGCCGAACGAGGGCGGACTTCCCGGCCTGTCCGTCCTCAAGCAGGTGATGGGCTCCATCAACTTGTTCGGGCTCGTGGCCATCGTCGGCGCGCTCGCCGTCAGTGCGGGCGTCTGGGCCTGGGGCCATCACAGCGGTGGACACCAGGCGGAGGCGAACGGGAAGAAGGGCGTGCTGGTCAGCTCTGGAGCGGCCCTCCTGCTCGGGGCGGCGAATGGGATCGTCGCCTTCTTCAGCACGTTGGGAACGCAGGTCCGCTGA
- a CDS encoding SCO6880 family protein — protein sequence MSARSQAETVTATVKFPHRSRRGVLLGLTVPQLIVAGLTGLLLLAVIMTRGVVGALQLIPLWSAIALLVFVRKRGRSLADWTPIVLRYALRRMRGQLIWLARPSRRPVREGHLNLPGTSASLRVVTAPDRRYGAVHDPHTGSLTAVVKVSSRAYALLDPGMQNANVAGWGRALAALARTGHVARIQVVERTVPDSGDALRRYWEEHGRPDTPLAGAIYTELIQSAGPAAAPHEAYVAISLDAKAARRLINRAGGGLTGSFSVLAQLTSTFEQAARTAGLNPTGWLTAREIAAVVRTAYDPKALPALDRWSASGRPEAEPAAAGPVVVVEKGDHIVSDSAFHSTYWVENWPRTAVGAGFLHQLLFTAGVRRTLSLAYEPVSVDAALRDIQRKKASVVADAAERARRGQVESEADAIEYQDIQARERQLIAGHADVALTGLLTVSADSEEELRTDCAVVETAAVGAGLDLRPLTWQQASAFTAAAMPLALAA from the coding sequence ATGTCTGCCCGATCCCAGGCCGAAACCGTCACGGCCACCGTCAAGTTCCCGCACCGCAGTCGCCGAGGCGTACTGCTCGGCCTGACCGTCCCCCAGCTCATCGTCGCCGGGCTCACCGGGCTGCTGCTACTCGCCGTGATCATGACCCGTGGCGTCGTCGGCGCGCTCCAACTCATCCCGCTGTGGAGCGCCATCGCCCTGCTCGTGTTCGTCCGCAAGCGCGGTCGGTCCCTGGCCGACTGGACGCCGATCGTCCTCCGGTACGCGCTGCGCCGGATGCGGGGCCAGTTGATCTGGCTCGCCCGCCCGTCCCGACGTCCCGTACGCGAGGGGCACCTCAATCTGCCGGGCACCTCCGCGAGCCTGCGTGTCGTCACCGCGCCCGACCGGCGGTACGGCGCCGTGCACGACCCCCACACCGGTTCGCTGACCGCCGTCGTCAAGGTCTCCTCCCGCGCCTACGCGCTCCTGGACCCGGGCATGCAGAACGCGAACGTCGCCGGGTGGGGCCGGGCGCTCGCCGCGCTCGCCCGTACCGGGCACGTCGCCCGCATCCAGGTCGTTGAGCGTACGGTCCCCGACAGCGGGGACGCCCTTCGCCGGTACTGGGAGGAACACGGCCGGCCCGACACCCCGCTCGCGGGTGCGATCTACACCGAGCTGATCCAGAGCGCGGGCCCCGCCGCCGCGCCGCACGAGGCGTACGTCGCCATCAGCCTGGACGCCAAGGCCGCGCGGCGGCTGATCAACCGGGCTGGCGGCGGTCTCACCGGCAGCTTCAGCGTTCTGGCCCAGCTGACGTCGACCTTCGAACAGGCCGCGCGGACCGCCGGTCTCAACCCCACCGGCTGGCTCACTGCTCGTGAGATAGCGGCCGTCGTGCGCACGGCTTACGACCCCAAGGCCCTTCCCGCGCTGGACCGCTGGTCCGCCTCCGGCCGGCCCGAGGCCGAGCCCGCTGCCGCCGGCCCGGTCGTGGTCGTGGAGAAGGGCGACCACATCGTCTCCGACTCCGCGTTCCACTCCACCTACTGGGTGGAGAACTGGCCCCGCACCGCCGTCGGAGCCGGGTTCCTGCACCAGCTCCTGTTCACGGCGGGCGTTCGCCGCACTCTCTCGCTCGCCTACGAGCCGGTGAGCGTGGACGCTGCCCTGCGCGATATCCAGCGCAAGAAGGCGAGCGTGGTCGCGGACGCCGCCGAGCGCGCGCGGCGTGGCCAGGTGGAATCCGAGGCGGACGCGATCGAGTACCAGGACATCCAGGCGCGTGAGCGTCAGCTCATCGCCGGTCATGCGGATGTGGCTCTGACGGGTCTGCTGACCGTATCCGCCGACTCCGAAGAGGAGCTGCGTACCGACTGCGCGGTGGTGGAAACCGCGGCGGTCGGTGCCGGACTCGACCTGCGTCCGCTCACCTGGCAGCAGGCCAGCGCCTTCACCGCTGCTGCGATGCCGCTCGCGCTCGCGGCCTGA
- a CDS encoding C40 family peptidase has product MRKALGAVAGLCATGSLLALPLLGYAASNASAATCPVGGEQSVDSAAVAKQVKAILNGGEKDSVSVPGMDAPAEQIPHAKTIQATGVAMNVPPRGQVVALATALQESGLRNLNYGDRDSLGLFQQRPSQGWGSATEVLDPVHASTKFYEGLKKVSGWESLSVTQAAQAVQLSGFPEAYAKWEPLATALQRAIEPLLAKGDDASSVPSGPGGVPAAAGGCTTGADGTDFGTIPPGSVPDEYQIPADAPAKVQTAIRWALGQLDTPYQWGGSCADSHGKDPMGRCDCSSLMQGAYKAAGVSLTRTTYTQVKEGKPVAVGSVRAGDLLFTEGSAATPEHVGMAIGHGLIVHAPKTGDIVRITTLASWKPQILAARRVV; this is encoded by the coding sequence ATGAGGAAGGCCCTGGGAGCCGTCGCCGGTCTCTGCGCCACCGGATCCCTGCTGGCCCTCCCGCTTCTCGGCTACGCCGCCAGCAACGCCTCGGCGGCCACCTGCCCCGTCGGCGGTGAGCAGTCGGTGGACAGTGCGGCCGTCGCCAAGCAGGTGAAGGCGATTCTGAACGGGGGCGAAAAGGACTCGGTGTCCGTGCCGGGTATGGACGCGCCCGCCGAGCAGATCCCGCACGCCAAGACCATCCAGGCCACCGGCGTCGCGATGAACGTCCCTCCCCGGGGGCAGGTCGTTGCCCTGGCCACCGCTCTGCAGGAGAGCGGCCTGCGGAACTTGAACTACGGCGACCGTGACTCGTTGGGGCTTTTCCAGCAGCGCCCGTCCCAGGGCTGGGGCTCGGCGACCGAGGTCCTCGACCCGGTCCACGCGAGCACCAAGTTCTACGAGGGGCTCAAGAAGGTCTCGGGCTGGGAATCCCTGTCCGTGACCCAGGCCGCCCAGGCAGTGCAGCTGAGCGGTTTCCCCGAGGCGTACGCGAAGTGGGAGCCGCTGGCGACCGCTCTGCAGCGCGCGATCGAGCCGCTGCTCGCGAAGGGCGACGATGCGTCGTCCGTTCCTTCCGGCCCCGGTGGAGTTCCGGCCGCTGCGGGGGGCTGTACGACCGGTGCGGACGGGACCGACTTCGGCACCATCCCGCCCGGATCGGTACCCGACGAGTACCAGATCCCGGCGGACGCTCCGGCCAAGGTCCAGACGGCGATCCGCTGGGCTCTAGGCCAGCTCGACACCCCGTACCAGTGGGGTGGGAGCTGCGCCGACTCGCACGGCAAGGACCCGATGGGCCGGTGCGACTGCTCGTCCTTGATGCAGGGCGCCTACAAGGCCGCCGGGGTCTCGCTCACGCGGACGACCTACACGCAGGTCAAGGAAGGCAAGCCGGTAGCGGTCGGCTCCGTACGGGCGGGGGACCTCCTGTTCACCGAGGGGTCCGCCGCCACGCCGGAGCACGTCGGCATGGCGATTGGCCACGGGCTAATCGTGCACGCGCCGAAGACCGGTGACATCGTGCGCATCACGACCCTCGCCTCCTGGAAGCCGCAGATCCTCGCGGCCCGCCGCGTCGTCTGA
- a CDS encoding tyrosine-type recombinase/integrase: MTRKLNPYSLRHFFASNCLSKGIPITDVAEWMGHKNIQMTFRIYRHLMPASIGRAARLLNEGLC, translated from the coding sequence ATCACTCGCAAGCTCAATCCCTACTCATTGCGCCACTTCTTCGCTTCGAACTGCCTATCCAAGGGAATTCCCATCACCGATGTCGCAGAGTGGATGGGACACAAGAATATCCAAATGACGTTTCGCATCTACCGGCATCTCATGCCTGCTTCGATCGGCCGTGCAGCTCGGCTACTCAACGAGGGTCTCTGCTAG
- a CDS encoding DUF5655 domain-containing protein has product MAELMLFRRDTDGQDVELPGSTVALEVELQRRVEAGLEQMLGIRFLASEYPTGPWHRGRIDTLGLDENGAPVVIEFKKGSDSGVLSQAVSYLSWLESAHHEFEALVRKVLGAEAAESIDWRRPRMVCIAAGFSHHDRVAVQRLPERIDLVRYRVFDGGLLSLLLVDSSPGSPNPAASRRHRERDAAVVSAPTVPAGPAAGSAGFVPECLRDLYAELDDALTAWGEVEVAALRHYIAYRRLVNVASVLFRRRHEAILVYLRLDPGSVVLEEGFSRDMRGIGHLGTGDVELRLASAGDLEKATPLIRKAFEAA; this is encoded by the coding sequence GTGGCGGAGCTGATGCTGTTCCGGCGAGACACGGACGGGCAGGACGTCGAGCTGCCAGGATCGACGGTGGCGCTGGAGGTGGAGCTGCAGCGGCGGGTCGAGGCCGGTCTGGAGCAGATGCTCGGCATTCGGTTCCTGGCGTCGGAGTACCCGACGGGACCGTGGCACCGGGGGCGGATCGACACCCTGGGGTTGGACGAGAACGGCGCCCCAGTGGTGATCGAGTTCAAGAAGGGCTCCGACAGCGGGGTGCTGTCGCAAGCCGTGTCGTACCTGTCCTGGCTGGAGTCGGCGCACCACGAGTTCGAGGCGCTGGTGCGGAAGGTGTTGGGCGCGGAGGCCGCCGAGTCGATCGACTGGCGTCGACCGCGGATGGTCTGCATCGCGGCTGGCTTCTCCCATCACGATCGCGTGGCCGTGCAGCGACTGCCCGAGCGGATCGACCTGGTGCGCTACCGCGTCTTCGACGGCGGCCTGCTGAGCCTGCTGCTCGTCGACTCCTCGCCTGGCTCCCCGAACCCGGCTGCGTCCCGGCGGCACCGGGAGCGGGACGCCGCGGTCGTCAGCGCGCCGACGGTGCCGGCAGGTCCAGCGGCGGGAAGTGCCGGCTTCGTCCCGGAGTGCCTGCGGGACCTGTACGCGGAACTGGACGACGCCCTGACGGCGTGGGGCGAGGTCGAGGTGGCAGCGCTTCGGCATTACATCGCCTACCGGCGGCTGGTGAACGTGGCATCGGTGCTGTTCCGTCGGAGGCACGAGGCGATCCTGGTCTACCTCAGACTCGACCCGGGCTCGGTCGTGCTGGAGGAGGGCTTCTCCCGGGACATGCGCGGCATCGGGCACCTGGGCACCGGGGACGTGGAGTTGCGCCTCGCGTCGGCGGGCGACCTGGAGAAGGCAACGCCGTTGATCCGGAAGGCGTTCGAGGCGGCCTGA
- a CDS encoding phosphoesterase, producing MNLVVNGDAESGPGGSAEPVGSVNGWRIAQGAPALIDYSLGGGYPGPSDPGPAQRGSRFFSGGNAPRTALVQDIDLPRAGATGRAAVDAGRVRYAVRGWLGGYAGQEDGVRLSVEFRDAKGTPVALSVLGPVTAGERKGRTALLEREAASTVPPGARSARVLLVFTRSGGTSNDGYADAISLTLDAATLNTAGGRS from the coding sequence ATGAATCTCGTCGTGAACGGCGACGCGGAAAGCGGACCGGGAGGCAGTGCGGAGCCGGTCGGCTCGGTGAACGGCTGGAGGATCGCGCAGGGCGCACCCGCACTGATCGACTACAGCTTGGGCGGAGGCTACCCGGGCCCGTCCGACCCCGGCCCCGCCCAGCGCGGCAGCCGGTTCTTCTCCGGGGGGAACGCGCCCCGTACGGCGCTGGTCCAGGACATCGATCTGCCCCGGGCCGGGGCGACCGGGCGCGCGGCTGTCGACGCGGGCCGCGTCCGGTACGCCGTACGCGGCTGGCTCGGCGGGTACGCGGGCCAGGAAGACGGAGTGCGGCTGTCCGTGGAGTTCCGCGACGCCAAGGGGACCCCGGTCGCGCTGAGCGTGCTCGGGCCGGTGACCGCGGGCGAGCGCAAGGGGCGTACCGCTCTCCTGGAGCGCGAGGCGGCCTCCACGGTGCCGCCGGGCGCCCGCAGCGCACGGGTCCTGCTCGTCTTCACGCGCTCCGGCGGCACGTCCAACGACGGTTACGCGGACGCGATATCCCTCACCCTTGATGCCGCCACCCTCAACACCGCCGGAGGCCGGTCGTGA
- a CDS encoding type IV secretion system protein produces MGVCDFPLMDKVCGAVDFASNPAGAVTDGIGAWIAKSAGELAASAADLAADAVNSTTAIDLNAQWFRTNYELLLPIGLALTVGFFCIALVSAAWRRDERALAQAAVGTMTGVLFSFCAVAFTSVAITVVDVLSDGLFQAANTSVDDAIRRIINVQQLGAMYGLGWGVPSLVAFGCAIGAFMYWCVMVARKVGVLILVSLAVFAGAGGGWEVAKRWRRGWIEATATLVVSKLLMTVVFLIGVSAMGKADSQDGMAALSDALAGLVVMILVLLCPYATYKFIHWASDGGGNDDLHRTGVAGVAVAAGAAKTAGTLAMQAGTGTPAPQGPSEVPGAGSDGVTSGINPTGGNLSKEGIDSGPPKARTNFRYGEDPDATGDKGRALIQRPGIPPLINRPGGTEAAEGEDGSAAQPAAVPIPGGRMPRVGSASPGGPGSPPPTGTGPSPTGSDTNWVFPTRPPSGS; encoded by the coding sequence ATGGGAGTCTGCGACTTTCCGCTGATGGACAAGGTCTGCGGAGCCGTCGATTTCGCCAGCAACCCGGCCGGGGCCGTCACCGACGGCATCGGGGCGTGGATCGCGAAGTCCGCGGGCGAACTCGCCGCGAGCGCGGCGGATCTCGCCGCCGACGCCGTGAACTCGACCACCGCGATCGACCTCAACGCGCAGTGGTTCAGGACCAACTACGAGCTATTGCTTCCGATCGGCCTCGCGCTCACCGTCGGCTTCTTCTGCATCGCCTTGGTGTCCGCCGCCTGGAGGCGGGACGAGCGCGCCCTGGCGCAGGCTGCGGTCGGCACGATGACCGGGGTCCTGTTCAGCTTCTGCGCCGTCGCCTTCACATCCGTCGCGATCACGGTCGTCGACGTGCTGTCCGACGGCCTGTTCCAAGCCGCGAACACCTCGGTGGACGACGCCATCCGCCGCATCATCAACGTGCAGCAACTCGGAGCGATGTACGGCCTGGGCTGGGGCGTCCCGTCCTTGGTCGCCTTCGGCTGTGCCATCGGCGCATTCATGTACTGGTGCGTCATGGTTGCGCGGAAGGTCGGCGTGCTGATCCTCGTCTCCCTGGCAGTCTTCGCCGGGGCGGGCGGCGGCTGGGAGGTTGCGAAGCGCTGGCGTCGCGGCTGGATCGAGGCCACCGCAACGCTCGTCGTCTCCAAGCTCCTGATGACCGTGGTCTTCCTCATCGGCGTCTCGGCGATGGGCAAGGCCGATTCGCAGGACGGCATGGCCGCTCTCTCCGACGCACTGGCCGGACTCGTCGTCATGATCTTGGTGTTGCTCTGCCCCTACGCGACGTACAAGTTCATTCACTGGGCCAGCGACGGCGGCGGCAACGACGATCTGCACCGCACCGGCGTCGCCGGAGTGGCGGTTGCCGCAGGCGCCGCGAAGACGGCCGGCACCCTCGCGATGCAGGCCGGCACCGGCACCCCCGCCCCGCAGGGGCCCAGCGAGGTTCCCGGCGCGGGGAGCGACGGTGTCACCTCCGGCATCAACCCCACCGGCGGGAACCTGAGCAAGGAGGGCATCGACTCCGGACCGCCGAAGGCACGGACGAACTTCCGGTACGGCGAAGACCCGGACGCCACCGGTGACAAGGGACGAGCCCTCATCCAGCGGCCCGGCATCCCACCGCTGATCAACCGCCCCGGCGGCACCGAAGCCGCCGAAGGCGAGGACGGCTCCGCAGCCCAGCCCGCTGCAGTGCCGATTCCGGGCGGGAGGATGCCGCGCGTCGGCTCGGCGTCCCCGGGCGGCCCCGGGTCTCCGCCCCCGACCGGCACCGGTCCATCGCCCACCGGGTCCGACACGAACTGGGTCTTCCCGACCCGGCCGCCGTCCGGATCCTGA
- a CDS encoding DNA methyltransferase — translation MSYTLHRGDALTVMKTLPDESVDAVITDPPYNSGGRTSSERTGRTARAKYVTSNSAHDLATFPGENRDQRSYRSWLTELMTEAYRASTEHAVAVVFSDWRQEPTTSDALQMAGWTWSGTIPWIKPASRPRKGGFKQSAEFITWGVKGSLAKGRDLYLPGHFIASQPRKGRVHITQKPVEVMQQLVQICREGGTVLDPFTGSGSTGVAALREGRRFVGVELSSHYADVAEQRLRAELTQDDVALAGPEA, via the coding sequence ATGAGCTACACGCTGCACCGAGGCGACGCCCTCACCGTGATGAAGACCCTCCCGGACGAGAGCGTCGACGCCGTCATCACCGACCCCCCGTACAACAGCGGCGGCCGAACCAGCTCCGAGCGCACCGGCCGTACGGCGCGAGCGAAGTACGTCACCAGCAACTCGGCGCACGACCTCGCCACCTTCCCCGGCGAGAACCGTGATCAGCGCTCGTACCGCTCCTGGCTGACCGAGCTGATGACCGAGGCATACCGGGCATCGACCGAGCACGCGGTCGCCGTCGTCTTCTCGGACTGGCGCCAGGAACCGACGACGTCCGACGCCCTCCAGATGGCGGGGTGGACCTGGAGCGGAACGATCCCGTGGATCAAGCCCGCCAGCCGGCCCCGCAAGGGCGGGTTCAAGCAGTCCGCCGAATTCATCACCTGGGGAGTCAAGGGCAGTCTCGCCAAGGGCCGGGACCTGTACCTGCCCGGCCACTTCATCGCGTCCCAGCCGCGCAAGGGCCGGGTGCACATCACCCAGAAGCCGGTCGAGGTCATGCAGCAGCTCGTACAGATCTGCCGCGAAGGCGGAACGGTGCTCGACCCGTTCACCGGCAGCGGCTCCACGGGCGTCGCGGCCCTGCGCGAAGGCCGCCGCTTCGTGGGCGTCGAACTGTCCTCTCACTACGCCGACGTGGCTGAGCAGCGGCTCCGCGCCGAGCTGACCCAGGACGACGTCGCCCTGGCCGGACCGGAGGCATGA